Proteins co-encoded in one Opitutus terrae PB90-1 genomic window:
- a CDS encoding M16 family metallopeptidase, translating into MTLLRRLICFVLLFSGIDAAQPFPHEQSDLKPDPAARFGRLPNGIRHVLYPNQEPKGRASLRLLIEAGSLNETEDQRGLAHFLEHMAFNGSQHYPPGTIVEFFQRMGMSFGGDSNASTSFDRTLYLLELPDTKEATIAEGLRVFGDYAGGLLLETKEIDRERGVILSERRARDSVGFRTFVAQFEFLLHGTLLPQRIPIGDPAVIEYADRARFLDFYNTWYRPDLMSVVVVGDIDPLVVERQIVTAISGLAPRAPARPALDRGQIDAAAPLRTLYHFEPEAPATTVSISCVTPHGYEPDTAANRLKYLPRDLALAIVNRRLSILAKQENAPFIRGSISVNEGFDLFREASIDLTCKAGQWSAALAVADQELRRALEHGFQPGELQEAAANLRNDLEQAVKTAPTRRSPALADEIAEGLNQREVLTAPADDLALFRPVLDQITVEQCLAGLRDAWAEPHRALIVAGNAVIGPPPPVPTIDSAAAHAAVAASSPAPVAQPNSPEALIAAAYERSRGVAVAAPANENELAWAYTNFGAPGVVTSREHVADLDLDLVTFSNGVRLNLKKTPFEAGVIRMLARVGTGLLTEPRSQRGLASMASATFDAGGLGRHSVDDLRRILAGKNVGVQFAVDSDAFVFRSATTPGDLQLDLQLLAAKLTDAGYRAEAMRQVHKGIEQLYLSFQHTANGPLATEVANLLASGDPRFGLPPKDVLLARTLEEVRAWLTPQFGASALELSIVGDLDVDATIAAVAQTIGALPAREPKPLLEELRHVTFPAEPFTKEYRIESEIPKGLVVVYWPTTDQSNIQRTRRLSVLANILEDRLRVKLREELGGTYSPNAGSLTSETFPGYGYLSAGIDVDPAMADKTASTVIELADDLARQGPTEDELARAKLPLLTAVRESVRNNGYWLGSVLARAQEKPEVLDWSRSRLSDLESITVAEVAALAKTYLGQARASRVAVLPTAAAPKPATPPLLESGSK; encoded by the coding sequence ATGACTCTGCTCAGGCGCCTGATTTGCTTCGTCCTCCTCTTCAGCGGCATAGACGCCGCACAGCCGTTCCCGCATGAGCAGAGTGATTTGAAACCGGATCCCGCCGCGCGGTTCGGCCGTCTGCCTAACGGCATCCGCCACGTGCTGTATCCAAATCAGGAGCCCAAGGGCCGCGCTTCGCTGCGGCTGCTGATCGAGGCGGGCTCGCTCAACGAAACCGAGGACCAGCGGGGACTCGCGCATTTTCTCGAGCACATGGCCTTCAACGGCAGCCAGCATTATCCGCCGGGCACGATCGTGGAGTTTTTCCAGCGGATGGGCATGAGCTTCGGTGGCGACAGCAACGCAAGCACCAGCTTCGATCGCACCCTCTACCTGCTGGAACTGCCGGACACGAAGGAAGCGACGATCGCGGAGGGGCTGCGGGTCTTCGGCGACTATGCCGGCGGCTTGCTGCTCGAGACGAAGGAGATCGATCGCGAACGCGGTGTGATCCTCAGCGAGCGGCGCGCGCGCGACTCCGTCGGCTTCCGCACGTTTGTCGCGCAATTCGAGTTCCTGCTCCACGGCACGCTGCTGCCGCAGCGGATTCCGATCGGCGACCCTGCCGTCATCGAGTACGCCGACCGCGCACGGTTTTTGGATTTCTACAACACCTGGTATCGGCCGGACCTGATGTCGGTCGTCGTGGTGGGCGACATCGATCCCCTCGTCGTGGAGAGGCAGATCGTCACCGCGATATCAGGCTTGGCACCCCGCGCGCCCGCGCGGCCCGCGCTCGACCGCGGCCAGATCGACGCCGCCGCGCCACTCCGCACGCTCTACCATTTCGAACCGGAGGCGCCGGCCACCACCGTCTCGATCTCGTGCGTCACGCCGCATGGCTACGAGCCCGACACAGCGGCGAACCGGCTCAAGTATCTTCCCCGTGATCTTGCGCTCGCGATCGTCAACCGCCGGCTGTCGATCCTGGCCAAACAGGAGAACGCTCCGTTCATCCGCGGCAGCATCAGCGTGAACGAGGGTTTCGACCTGTTCCGCGAAGCATCGATCGATCTCACCTGCAAGGCTGGGCAATGGAGCGCGGCCCTCGCCGTCGCCGATCAGGAATTGCGTCGCGCGCTCGAGCACGGATTTCAGCCCGGGGAGTTGCAGGAGGCCGCCGCCAACCTGCGCAACGATCTCGAGCAAGCCGTAAAGACGGCGCCCACGCGACGTTCGCCCGCGCTGGCGGACGAGATCGCCGAGGGGCTTAACCAGCGCGAGGTGCTCACCGCGCCCGCGGACGACCTCGCGCTGTTCCGGCCCGTCCTCGATCAGATCACCGTTGAACAATGTCTCGCCGGATTGCGCGATGCCTGGGCCGAGCCGCACCGCGCCCTCATCGTCGCGGGCAACGCCGTGATCGGCCCGCCACCGCCCGTACCGACGATCGACTCGGCGGCCGCCCACGCTGCGGTAGCTGCCAGCTCACCAGCGCCGGTCGCTCAGCCAAACTCGCCCGAAGCGCTCATCGCCGCGGCGTATGAGCGTTCGCGCGGAGTGGCTGTCGCGGCGCCGGCGAACGAAAACGAGTTGGCGTGGGCCTACACGAACTTCGGCGCCCCGGGCGTGGTGACGTCGCGCGAGCACGTCGCCGATCTCGACCTCGACCTCGTCACGTTTTCCAACGGCGTCCGGCTGAATCTCAAGAAAACGCCGTTCGAAGCGGGCGTGATCCGGATGCTCGCCCGCGTCGGCACTGGGCTGCTGACCGAGCCGCGCTCGCAGCGCGGACTCGCTTCCATGGCGAGCGCAACGTTCGACGCCGGCGGTCTCGGTCGGCACAGTGTCGACGATCTCCGCCGGATTCTCGCGGGGAAAAACGTCGGCGTGCAGTTCGCCGTCGACAGCGACGCCTTCGTGTTTCGCAGCGCCACGACTCCCGGTGACCTCCAGCTCGACCTGCAGCTGCTCGCCGCGAAGCTCACCGACGCCGGCTACCGCGCCGAAGCGATGCGACAGGTGCACAAGGGCATCGAGCAGCTGTACCTGAGTTTTCAACACACTGCGAACGGCCCGCTGGCCACCGAAGTCGCCAACCTGCTCGCGAGTGGCGATCCGCGGTTTGGCTTGCCGCCGAAAGACGTGCTGCTGGCGCGGACGTTGGAGGAAGTGCGCGCGTGGCTCACCCCGCAATTCGGCGCGAGCGCACTCGAGCTCTCGATCGTGGGCGATCTCGACGTCGACGCCACAATCGCCGCCGTCGCGCAGACGATCGGCGCCCTGCCCGCCCGCGAGCCGAAGCCGCTGCTCGAGGAACTCCGGCACGTCACTTTCCCGGCGGAGCCGTTCACGAAAGAGTACCGGATCGAGTCCGAAATTCCGAAAGGTCTGGTGGTCGTCTACTGGCCCACGACGGATCAATCGAACATTCAACGCACCCGCCGGCTCAGCGTGCTCGCCAACATTCTCGAGGACCGGCTGCGCGTGAAACTGCGCGAGGAACTCGGCGGCACCTACTCGCCGAACGCCGGCAGCCTCACGAGCGAAACGTTTCCGGGTTACGGTTACCTCTCGGCCGGCATCGACGTCGATCCCGCCATGGCTGACAAAACCGCCTCGACGGTGATCGAGTTGGCGGACGATCTGGCGCGCCAAGGTCCGACGGAAGACGAGCTCGCGCGGGCGAAGCTGCCGCTGCTCACCGCCGTGCGCGAATCGGTTCGCAACAACGGCTACTGGCTCGGCAGCGTGCTCGCCCGCGCGCAGGAAAAACCCGAGGTGCTCGACTGGTCGCGCTCGCGGCTGAGCGATCTCGAGTCGATTACGGTCGCGGAAGTGGCCGCGCTGGCGAAGACCTATCTCGGTCAGGCCCGCGCTTCGCGCGTCGCCGTGCTGCCGACGGCGGCAGCGCCGAAGCCGGCAACACCACCGCTGCTCGAGTCGGGTTCGAAATAG
- a CDS encoding 3-deoxy-D-manno-octulosonic acid transferase, translating to MFWFYRIVFLPALLVLAPRYLWRMRRRGGYRQKFQHRFGRGHDLPPKRPGVRRIWLQAVSVGEVLAIAPLLEALIKSGEAEVYLTTTTSTGHRLADERYFGFVIGLGYFPIDWWLFSRRAWRDIDPDMVILMEGERWPEHIHQANLRQVPVISINARTSDRSFRRLRNFGFANRLLFGGIDRLLPCSAQDEARFRQLGVPAEKIFTTGNIKLDLRIPRLTQAERTTLRTELGGCEGFVLLGSSTWPGEEAALLEAWQAARNRGVECTLLLVPRHAERRGELERLLREAQVGHHFRSRGPAPCRVAVTVADTTGELRTLTQLADLVFIGKSLPPNEGGQTPVEAAALEKPILFGPEMSNFRTIARELVAAGAARQVTDQQALTEVVCELLADPARRERMAGAAGEWQRNNAGAVERTLAVIREELARLK from the coding sequence ATGTTTTGGTTCTACCGAATCGTTTTTCTTCCGGCGCTGCTCGTGCTCGCTCCGCGCTACCTCTGGCGGATGCGACGGCGGGGCGGCTACAGGCAGAAGTTTCAGCACCGGTTCGGCCGCGGGCACGACCTGCCGCCCAAACGACCCGGTGTGCGGCGGATCTGGTTGCAGGCGGTCAGCGTCGGCGAGGTGCTGGCGATCGCGCCGTTGCTGGAAGCGCTGATCAAGAGCGGCGAGGCCGAGGTGTATCTCACCACGACCACCAGCACCGGCCATCGGCTGGCGGACGAACGTTACTTCGGCTTCGTGATTGGGCTCGGCTATTTTCCGATCGACTGGTGGCTGTTCTCGCGCCGCGCGTGGCGCGACATCGATCCCGACATGGTGATCTTGATGGAAGGCGAGCGCTGGCCGGAGCACATTCACCAAGCCAATCTGCGACAGGTGCCGGTGATCAGCATCAACGCGCGGACATCCGACCGCAGCTTCCGGCGGCTGCGCAACTTTGGCTTCGCGAACCGGCTGCTGTTCGGCGGGATCGACCGGCTGCTGCCGTGTTCCGCGCAGGACGAGGCGCGGTTTCGCCAACTCGGCGTGCCGGCGGAAAAAATTTTCACGACGGGCAACATCAAGCTGGACCTGCGGATTCCGCGGCTGACGCAGGCGGAACGCACCACGCTGCGCACGGAGCTAGGCGGATGCGAAGGCTTCGTGCTGCTGGGTTCGTCGACCTGGCCCGGCGAGGAGGCGGCGTTGCTGGAGGCGTGGCAGGCGGCGCGCAACCGCGGCGTCGAGTGCACGCTGCTGCTGGTGCCGCGGCATGCGGAGCGGCGTGGCGAGCTCGAGCGGCTGCTGCGCGAGGCGCAGGTGGGGCATCATTTCCGCTCGCGCGGGCCGGCGCCCTGCCGCGTGGCGGTGACGGTCGCCGACACCACGGGCGAGTTGCGCACGCTCACGCAGCTCGCGGATCTCGTGTTCATTGGCAAGAGCCTGCCGCCGAACGAAGGCGGTCAGACGCCGGTGGAGGCAGCGGCGTTGGAAAAGCCGATCCTGTTTGGGCCGGAGATGAGCAATTTTCGGACGATCGCGCGGGAACTGGTGGCCGCAGGCGCGGCGCGGCAGGTGACGGACCAACAGGCGCTGACGGAGGTGGTGTGCGAGTTGCTGGCTGATCCCGCGCGACGCGAGCGGATGGCGGGCGCCGCGGGCGAGTGGCAGCGCAACAACGCCGGTGCGGTGGAGCGCACGCTCGCCGTCATTCGCGAGGAACTCGCGAGACTGAAGTAG
- a CDS encoding YciI family protein, whose translation MKLESSPDQRRHLILLRYSSGATPPTSEEMKTIMARFDQWMRGLYDQGRVAETHGLEFTGKVLRGPISQTTITDGPFAEGKEVVGGYVLLNPSTLEEAVTIARACPGLDYHMIVEVRPAKSRPNT comes from the coding sequence ATGAAACTGGAATCATCCCCCGACCAACGCCGCCACCTGATTCTGCTGAGGTATTCGAGTGGCGCGACTCCGCCCACCTCCGAGGAAATGAAGACGATCATGGCCCGCTTCGACCAGTGGATGCGCGGACTCTATGATCAAGGACGCGTGGCAGAAACGCATGGCCTTGAATTCACCGGCAAGGTCCTGCGCGGACCCATCAGCCAGACGACGATCACCGACGGCCCCTTCGCGGAAGGCAAAGAGGTCGTAGGTGGCTATGTGCTGCTGAATCCTTCCACGCTGGAAGAAGCAGTGACCATCGCCCGCGCGTGCCCGGGACTGGACTACCACATGATCGTGGAAGTTCGCCCGGCGAAATCTCGCCCAAACACCTAA
- a CDS encoding tetratricopeptide repeat protein: MRILSIVLAIAMCCDAVAQKDAELARFEKLASEGDARAMTELGLRYHEGRGVRQDYAVAYDWYMKAIEKGDGDAFNNLGVLHRDGLGVPKNQKIAYLIFLAIHMEGMGDDETQIRAGRNLQRLVDQLPKADVYEALSYTWPYVVQILKSRGEDLKAGPDVLPSKDRPRIRDNGWWLDSERAKMTFESPSPWNEKKS; the protein is encoded by the coding sequence ATGCGAATCCTCAGTATCGTTCTGGCTATCGCGATGTGCTGCGATGCCGTTGCACAGAAGGACGCCGAGCTCGCTCGCTTCGAGAAGCTCGCAAGCGAAGGCGATGCCCGAGCGATGACCGAGCTCGGACTACGTTACCATGAAGGTCGGGGAGTCAGACAAGACTACGCGGTCGCTTACGACTGGTATATGAAAGCGATCGAGAAGGGCGATGGCGATGCGTTCAACAATCTCGGAGTGTTGCATCGCGACGGTCTAGGTGTTCCGAAGAATCAGAAAATCGCCTACCTCATTTTTCTCGCGATCCACATGGAAGGGATGGGAGATGACGAGACGCAAATTCGCGCCGGCAGAAACCTTCAACGGCTCGTGGACCAGCTGCCTAAGGCAGACGTCTACGAAGCGCTGTCTTACACCTGGCCATATGTGGTGCAGATACTGAAAAGTCGCGGCGAAGACCTTAAGGCCGGACCTGATGTCTTGCCGTCGAAGGACCGCCCGCGCATCCGGGACAACGGTTGGTGGCTCGACAGCGAACGTGCGAAGATGACGTTCGAATCGCCATCCCCCTGGAACGAGAAGAAAAGCTGA
- a CDS encoding UDP-2,3-diacylglucosamine diphosphatase, whose amino-acid sequence MKPRLDVRTVILSDVHLGTPDCKIDEVNHFLRHVRCAKLILNGDIIDGWQLTRSGRWTKAHTRFVRIVLKKLEKRDTEIVYLRGNHDDVLTSFLPLQFENLQIVEDHVHHGLRGPYLVLHGDVFDVVTRDFVFLAHLGDWGYRALLRLNRIYNAWRAWRGLDTWSLSKAIKARVKSAVSHVSKFETHLAQLARERGCIGVMCGHIHSAADKRVGDVHYLNSGDWVESLTAIVEHWDGRYELVTFADFIRLFPRAESSDAATADSLAAAA is encoded by the coding sequence ATGAAACCACGCCTCGATGTCCGCACCGTCATCCTCTCCGACGTCCACCTCGGCACGCCCGACTGCAAGATCGACGAGGTGAATCATTTTCTCCGGCACGTCCGCTGCGCGAAGCTGATCCTCAACGGCGACATCATCGACGGCTGGCAACTTACGCGCTCGGGCCGATGGACCAAGGCGCACACCCGCTTCGTTCGGATCGTGCTCAAGAAGCTCGAGAAACGGGACACGGAGATTGTCTATCTCCGCGGCAACCACGACGACGTCCTCACCTCGTTTCTGCCGCTGCAGTTCGAGAACCTGCAGATCGTCGAGGACCACGTTCACCACGGGCTGCGCGGTCCGTATCTCGTGCTGCACGGCGACGTATTCGACGTGGTGACGCGCGATTTCGTTTTTCTCGCGCACCTCGGCGACTGGGGCTATCGCGCGCTGCTGCGACTGAATCGGATCTACAACGCTTGGCGGGCCTGGCGCGGACTCGACACCTGGTCGCTCAGCAAGGCGATCAAGGCCCGCGTGAAGTCCGCGGTGAGCCATGTGTCGAAATTCGAGACGCACCTCGCGCAACTCGCCCGCGAGCGCGGCTGCATCGGCGTCATGTGCGGCCACATCCACTCCGCCGCCGACAAGCGCGTCGGCGACGTTCACTATCTCAATTCCGGCGACTGGGTCGAGTCGCTCACCGCGATCGTCGAGCACTGGGACGGCCGCTACGAGCTCGTCACCTTCGCCGATTTCATCCGGCTCTTCCCCCGCGCTGAAAGCAGCGACGCGGCCACCGCCGACTCCCTCGCCGCCGCGGCGTAA
- a CDS encoding MGDG synthase family glycosyltransferase, with translation MTPRILILTAGFGEGHNAAARALAAAFERCDPPARVAVFDAFAAASPRLNAASRQLYLSLINGAPRVWSRFYAWIDDSEFIQRRLWLFHREIGVLAERLRRDPPAAICCTYPLYAFFLQAIRARGVRLPPVYNVVTDSISIHSLWWRAACDGWFLPNADSADVLLRAGLPPTLVHVSGFPVDAAFRDAGRQLAPPDLAHFARPRVLHLVHSGTRHAEATDHALMKETDWDLTCAVGRDRALRARLTRLAARRPFPTRVLGWTDQIPRLLMTHHAVISKAGGATTQEAIAALCPMIVSQIVPGQEEGNYELLRRYGVGALATSPAAVLGSLRAAFADRGRVWAQWRAALWPLARPDAADDIARHVLGHFPAVSTLQPLSPDAPEPSPVPRLARAAA, from the coding sequence ATGACTCCTCGCATCCTGATTCTCACCGCCGGCTTCGGCGAAGGCCACAACGCCGCCGCTCGCGCGCTCGCCGCCGCGTTCGAGCGCTGCGACCCACCGGCCCGCGTCGCGGTGTTCGACGCCTTCGCCGCCGCCTCCCCGCGACTCAACGCCGCTTCGCGACAGCTCTATCTCAGCTTGATCAACGGCGCGCCGCGCGTCTGGAGCCGGTTCTACGCCTGGATTGACGACTCCGAGTTCATCCAGCGCCGGCTCTGGCTCTTCCACCGGGAAATCGGCGTGCTGGCGGAGCGACTGCGACGCGATCCGCCGGCCGCGATCTGCTGCACTTATCCACTGTATGCGTTTTTCCTGCAGGCGATCCGCGCGCGCGGCGTCCGGCTGCCGCCGGTCTATAACGTCGTCACCGATTCGATCAGCATCCACTCGCTGTGGTGGCGCGCCGCGTGCGACGGCTGGTTTCTGCCCAACGCCGATTCCGCCGACGTGCTGCTCCGCGCGGGGCTTCCACCCACGTTGGTGCACGTCAGCGGTTTTCCTGTCGACGCGGCGTTTCGCGATGCCGGCCGCCAACTCGCTCCGCCGGATCTCGCCCACTTCGCACGGCCACGCGTGCTGCACCTCGTGCATTCCGGCACCCGCCACGCGGAAGCCACCGACCACGCGTTGATGAAGGAAACTGACTGGGATCTCACCTGCGCCGTCGGTCGCGATCGTGCGCTGCGCGCGCGGTTGACGCGACTCGCAGCTCGCCGACCCTTTCCAACCCGCGTGCTCGGCTGGACCGATCAGATTCCGCGGCTGTTGATGACGCATCATGCCGTGATCAGCAAAGCCGGCGGCGCCACCACGCAGGAAGCGATCGCCGCGCTCTGCCCGATGATCGTCAGCCAGATCGTGCCTGGCCAGGAGGAGGGCAACTACGAGCTGTTGCGCCGCTACGGCGTGGGCGCGCTCGCCACCTCGCCCGCCGCGGTCCTTGGCTCGCTACGCGCCGCCTTCGCCGATCGCGGTCGCGTCTGGGCGCAATGGCGCGCCGCGCTGTGGCCACTCGCGCGGCCCGACGCCGCCGACGACATCGCGCGCCACGTGCTGGGACACTTTCCCGCCGTGAGCACGCTGCAGCCGCTCTCACCAGATGCGCCTGAACCATCGCCGGTGCCGCGTCTCGCACGTGCCGCCGCGTAA
- a CDS encoding glycosyltransferase family 4 protein → MKLSIVTETFPPEINGVALTFGHVARELSRRNHAVTVFRPARRDRFLIGEPYREVPLPGVPIPGYPLLRVGLPAPLALRRYWRTERPDLVHVVTEGPLGASAIRAARALRIPVTSSFHTNFHRYMRHYRCAPLERIALGWLRRVHNRTRCTFVPTLELREELAQLGFANLRLFSRGVDTAQFTPARRSAPLRARWGAGPDDPVVLHVGRMAAEKNYPLLLATFAAMRSAQPHCRFVLVGDGPLRASLERAHPEFRFTGFVSRDELAQYYASADIYVHASLTETFGNVLTEAMASGLAVAAFDYASARLFIRSGVNGLNVPCAAPDALVDAAVALASSAGLRERLRTAARAALAEQSWPRVIARFEADLLEVIAEAQPAAARTPLAFSVRASPTAESSP, encoded by the coding sequence ATGAAGCTGAGCATCGTCACTGAAACCTTCCCCCCCGAGATCAACGGGGTCGCGCTGACCTTCGGCCACGTCGCCCGCGAACTCAGCCGGCGAAATCACGCCGTCACGGTTTTTCGCCCCGCTCGCCGCGACCGGTTTCTAATCGGCGAGCCCTACCGCGAAGTGCCGCTGCCGGGCGTGCCGATCCCCGGCTACCCGTTGCTCCGGGTCGGCCTGCCCGCGCCGCTCGCGCTCCGACGCTACTGGCGGACCGAGCGCCCGGATCTCGTCCACGTCGTCACCGAAGGACCGCTCGGCGCCTCGGCCATTCGCGCCGCGCGGGCGCTGCGGATCCCGGTGACGTCGAGCTTCCACACCAACTTTCACCGCTACATGCGCCACTACCGCTGTGCGCCGCTCGAGCGCATCGCGCTGGGCTGGCTGCGGCGCGTGCACAACCGCACGCGTTGCACGTTCGTGCCGACGCTGGAGCTGCGCGAGGAACTCGCGCAGCTCGGGTTCGCGAATCTTCGGCTGTTTTCGCGCGGCGTGGACACCGCGCAGTTCACGCCCGCACGGCGCTCCGCCCCGCTGCGCGCCCGCTGGGGCGCCGGCCCCGACGATCCCGTGGTGCTGCATGTGGGCCGGATGGCCGCCGAGAAGAACTATCCCCTGCTCCTCGCCACCTTCGCCGCGATGCGCTCCGCGCAGCCGCACTGCCGGTTCGTGCTGGTCGGCGACGGCCCGTTGCGTGCATCGCTTGAGCGCGCGCACCCGGAGTTTCGTTTCACCGGATTCGTCTCGCGCGACGAACTCGCGCAGTACTACGCCTCGGCCGACATCTACGTTCACGCGAGCCTGACCGAGACGTTCGGCAATGTGCTCACCGAGGCGATGGCCAGCGGACTCGCGGTCGCGGCGTTCGACTACGCCTCCGCGCGGCTGTTCATCCGTTCCGGCGTCAATGGACTCAACGTCCCATGCGCTGCGCCCGATGCTTTGGTCGATGCCGCCGTGGCGCTCGCGAGCAGCGCCGGCCTGCGTGAGCGACTGCGCACGGCCGCGCGCGCCGCGCTGGCGGAGCAATCATGGCCGCGCGTCATCGCGCGCTTCGAGGCCGACCTGCTGGAGGTGATCGCCGAAGCCCAGCCGGCCGCCGCCCGCACGCCCCTCGCTTTTTCGGTCCGAGCTTCGCCCACCGCAGAATCCTCGCCATGA